In the Selenihalanaerobacter shriftii genome, one interval contains:
- a CDS encoding xanthine dehydrogenase family protein molybdopterin-binding subunit encodes MKKVVGQKVKKVDAIEKVIGKAKFAKDYSFDDMLYLKILRAPHPHAKIIDIDISKAQELDGVVRIVTADDLPELNNFGLILKDEEVFVKEKTHYMGDALAAIAAESEEIAHEARNLIEVEYEELEVIDNPFRAMEDDAPKIHEEGNVVCSHNLEKGDVEQGFEEADLIISNEFQTQHIEQLPLEPEAGVAKYDSETDTYTLWAPTQWLHDTQGDMAQSLGVPPEKIKINQPTIGGAFGKREDISVHLHLAIMAKLTGKPVKLAYTREESMITQSKRHPITFKFKTGVTKDGEIIAWESEVIGDTGACASSGPAVVHQALYHCTGPYNVPNVKGKSYTVYTNNTYAGAMRGFGATQSAFAYESQIDIIAEELGMDPYEFRLKNAYDIGSSTPNGQILTSSVGAKESLKKAIEAADYQKKSASTEEKADNSSTKKCGKGMATIMFGNGYGEGFPDHSFCTVKVKEDGDILIETAAADVGQGVLTVVTQIVSEVLNISQDRIEVAPGTTEDMKNAGSTSASRQTIFSGNAAKVAAEELLGQINHQAFMELGANYPEFEVKDGKVVPFEGEELTFKELAQIAKNKGEPLKAEGCYFPETYAPDEETGYSELAYVTYTFNTHVAEVEVDTDTGIVTVLRMVTAPDVGKAIHPQNIEGQSEGGTVMGMGMALMEDQIIDEGITMNPNMSNYLVPTTMDVPEIETVIVESGDGPGPYGAKGIGEPVTLPAAPAIINAIEDAIGVRIKELPATPEKILKALREKNDN; translated from the coding sequence ATGAAGAAAGTAGTCGGTCAAAAAGTGAAGAAAGTTGATGCGATTGAGAAAGTAATTGGTAAGGCTAAGTTTGCAAAAGATTATTCATTTGATGACATGCTGTATTTAAAAATATTGCGAGCACCTCATCCACATGCTAAAATAATTGATATAGATATTTCTAAAGCTCAAGAGTTAGATGGAGTGGTAAGAATAGTTACGGCTGATGATCTTCCTGAATTAAATAATTTTGGTTTAATCCTTAAAGATGAAGAGGTATTTGTTAAAGAAAAGACTCATTACATGGGCGATGCTTTGGCAGCAATTGCTGCTGAGTCAGAGGAGATTGCCCATGAAGCTCGGAATTTAATTGAAGTCGAATATGAAGAGTTAGAAGTGATTGATAATCCTTTTCGGGCTATGGAAGATGATGCTCCTAAAATTCATGAAGAGGGTAATGTTGTCTGTTCTCATAATCTTGAAAAAGGTGATGTGGAGCAAGGTTTTGAGGAAGCAGATTTAATTATTTCTAATGAATTTCAGACGCAACATATAGAACAACTTCCTTTGGAACCAGAAGCCGGGGTAGCTAAGTATGATTCAGAAACAGATACGTATACTCTTTGGGCCCCAACGCAGTGGTTGCATGATACTCAAGGAGATATGGCTCAATCATTAGGAGTCCCTCCTGAAAAAATCAAAATTAACCAACCAACTATTGGTGGAGCTTTTGGAAAGAGAGAGGATATTTCGGTACATCTACATTTAGCTATTATGGCAAAGTTAACTGGGAAGCCTGTTAAATTAGCTTATACTCGAGAAGAATCTATGATAACTCAATCAAAACGACATCCTATAACTTTTAAATTTAAAACAGGAGTTACTAAAGATGGAGAGATAATTGCTTGGGAGTCTGAAGTAATTGGTGATACAGGAGCATGTGCTTCCAGTGGTCCAGCAGTAGTACATCAAGCGCTCTATCATTGTACAGGACCATATAATGTTCCCAATGTAAAAGGAAAGTCTTACACAGTTTATACTAATAACACTTATGCTGGAGCAATGAGAGGCTTTGGTGCTACTCAATCAGCATTTGCTTATGAATCACAGATTGATATTATAGCTGAAGAGTTGGGTATGGATCCTTATGAATTCAGATTAAAGAATGCTTATGATATAGGTTCTTCAACTCCTAATGGTCAAATTTTAACTAGTAGTGTTGGAGCAAAGGAATCATTAAAAAAAGCTATTGAAGCAGCAGATTATCAAAAAAAGTCGGCAAGTACAGAAGAGAAAGCTGATAATTCATCAACGAAGAAATGTGGGAAGGGCATGGCTACTATAATGTTTGGTAATGGCTATGGAGAAGGATTTCCAGATCATTCTTTCTGCACAGTAAAAGTTAAAGAAGATGGAGATATATTAATAGAGACTGCAGCAGCTGATGTAGGACAGGGTGTTTTAACTGTAGTTACCCAGATTGTTTCTGAAGTATTAAACATATCTCAAGATAGAATTGAAGTAGCTCCAGGTACTACAGAGGATATGAAGAATGCTGGTTCAACTTCAGCTAGTAGACAGACGATCTTTTCTGGAAATGCGGCTAAGGTGGCTGCAGAAGAATTATTAGGTCAGATTAATCATCAAGCATTTATGGAATTAGGAGCTAATTATCCCGAGTTTGAGGTGAAAGATGGAAAAGTAGTTCCATTTGAAGGAGAAGAATTAACATTTAAAGAGTTAGCTCAAATTGCTAAAAATAAGGGAGAACCGCTTAAAGCAGAAGGATGTTATTTCCCAGAAACTTATGCTCCTGATGAAGAGACTGGTTATTCAGAACTTGCTTATGTTACTTATACCTTTAATACTCATGTTGCAGAAGTTGAAGTTGATACTGATACAGGGATTGTTACTGTATTAAGAATGGTTACTGCTCCTGACGTAGGAAAAGCTATCCATCCCCAGAATATAGAAGGACAGAGTGAAGGTGGAACTGTAATGGGGATGGGAATGGCGTTAATGGAAGATCAGATTATAGATGAAGGAATAACTATGAATCCTAATATGAGTAATTATTTAGTACCTACTACAATGGATGTTCCAGAGATAGAAACAGTGATTGTAGAAAGTGGTGATGGACCAGGCCCATATGGAGCTAAAGGTATTGGAGAACCAGTAACCCTTCCGGCTGCTCCTGCTATTATTAATGCTATTGAAGATGCAATTGGAGTAAGAATAAAAGAACTCCCTGCTACTCCAGAAAAAATTCTTAAAGCTTTAAGAGAGAAAAATGATAATTAA
- the ade gene encoding adenine deaminase, with protein MDKKLLKQARGEEKVDILFKNGRVVDVFNGEIVEENVAVADGKVIGYGDYQGKEEIDLDGRILSPGFIDGHLHIESGMVEVKEFARQVIASGTTTIFADPHEIANVSGMKGIEYIYQGAKELPWNLFLMFPSAVPAASAGTPGAIIDAQKMSQLFSEEKFFGLGEVMDFINVIAGDDKTWEKLEITGETFKDGHAPGVSGKELNAYLMADIGADHECTTAKEAIEKIRSGMYVMIREGSATKDLLNLLPGINSNNMRRFLLATDDRHPQDLVEEGHINFLMKKLHKSGINPVEAIRLGTINAAECFGLDNLGAIAPGYQADLVVIDDFDNWNIDMVFKDGKMVAKEGESTFSMSSKIDQDLKKEVMNSVNIGRILSENFELLKGNKFRVMELSPDQIITKQQIVNLSFEETEVKQELIKNDLVKIAVVDRHQATGNVGLGLLKGFGLEEGAIATSIAHDSHHIITAGLDKDDMYRAVKKVEELDGGIVIVKEGEVLAKLPLSIAGLMSKLSLDEVAIRINKMKEITESLGVKIREPFMTLSFMALPVIPELKITDKGLFDVKQLEYVQLNID; from the coding sequence TTGGATAAGAAATTATTGAAGCAAGCGCGGGGAGAAGAGAAAGTAGATATTCTATTTAAAAATGGTCGAGTAGTTGATGTATTTAATGGAGAAATAGTAGAAGAAAATGTTGCAGTTGCCGATGGAAAGGTTATAGGTTATGGAGATTACCAAGGTAAAGAAGAGATAGATTTAGATGGTAGAATTCTTTCACCTGGGTTTATTGATGGACATCTTCATATTGAAAGTGGTATGGTAGAAGTTAAAGAGTTTGCTCGTCAAGTTATAGCTTCAGGAACTACTACTATCTTTGCTGATCCTCATGAAATTGCTAATGTTAGCGGGATGAAGGGGATAGAGTATATTTATCAAGGAGCAAAAGAGTTGCCGTGGAATTTATTCCTGATGTTTCCTTCGGCGGTTCCAGCAGCATCTGCTGGAACTCCTGGAGCTATAATAGATGCTCAGAAGATGTCACAATTATTTTCTGAGGAGAAGTTCTTCGGTTTAGGAGAAGTGATGGACTTTATAAATGTGATCGCTGGAGATGATAAGACATGGGAAAAGTTAGAGATAACCGGCGAGACATTTAAGGACGGGCATGCTCCTGGAGTTAGTGGTAAAGAGTTAAATGCTTATTTAATGGCTGATATTGGGGCAGATCATGAATGTACTACTGCTAAAGAAGCAATAGAGAAGATTAGGTCCGGAATGTATGTCATGATTCGCGAAGGTTCTGCTACTAAGGATCTGCTTAATTTGCTACCAGGAATCAACTCAAATAATATGAGACGATTCTTGTTAGCTACTGATGATCGCCATCCACAAGATTTAGTAGAAGAAGGACATATTAACTTTTTGATGAAAAAATTACATAAGAGTGGTATTAATCCTGTAGAAGCAATTAGGTTAGGTACTATTAATGCTGCTGAATGTTTTGGTTTAGATAATTTAGGTGCCATTGCTCCAGGGTATCAAGCAGATTTAGTAGTAATTGATGACTTCGATAATTGGAATATTGATATGGTATTTAAAGACGGAAAGATGGTTGCTAAAGAAGGAGAATCTACCTTTTCAATGAGCTCTAAGATTGATCAGGATTTGAAGAAAGAAGTTATGAATTCTGTAAACATTGGTCGAATTTTGTCTGAAAATTTTGAATTACTTAAAGGGAATAAATTCCGAGTTATGGAATTAAGTCCAGATCAGATCATAACTAAGCAGCAGATTGTTAATCTTTCTTTTGAAGAGACAGAAGTTAAACAGGAATTGATTAAGAATGATTTAGTTAAAATAGCTGTGGTAGATAGACATCAAGCTACAGGTAATGTAGGATTAGGACTTTTAAAAGGATTTGGTCTTGAAGAAGGGGCTATTGCTACTTCGATTGCCCATGATTCTCATCATATAATAACTGCAGGACTGGATAAAGATGATATGTATAGAGCTGTTAAAAAAGTTGAAGAGTTAGATGGTGGGATTGTCATAGTAAAAGAAGGAGAAGTCCTTGCCAAATTACCGTTATCAATAGCAGGTTTAATGTCTAAGCTCTCTTTAGATGAGGTAGCTATTCGGATTAATAAGATGAAAGAGATTACTGAGTCATTAGGAGTTAAGATTAGAGAACCTTTTATGACTTTATCATTTATGGCTTTACCGGTAATTCCAGAATTGAAAATTACTGACAAAGGGTTATTTGATGTTAAGCAGCTAGAATATGTTCAATTGAATATAGATTGA
- a CDS encoding NCS2 family permease, whose product MSDVRSETEENVGLLERLFKLKENNTDVKTEILAGFTTFMTMGYIIFVNPGILSDAGMPFNGVFIATIAGAILGTLSMAFISNYPFALASGMGLNAFFAYSIVMNMGVSWQVALGVIFLEGVIFMLLSVVKAREMIVNAIPMGLKTGISAGIGLFIAFIGLQNAEIVVNSDATLVEMGNLFSGPALVTMFGLAVIGILHSKGVKGALLWGIIASTIFGWVNGVTPPLEGIIAMPKFSDWSTVLFKLDIKAALDASLVGVLLSFLFVDMFDTAGTLVGVSQQAGYLDEDGNLPKANKALLSDAIGTTGGALFGTTTVTTYVESASGVAVGGRTGLTGVVVSALFFLALFFKPLIGIVPGAATAPALIAVGTMMMSNVTEIDWDDYTEVLPAFMTMVAMPLTYSIANGIGLGFIFYPLVKLFTGKGRDVHWLIYLLGVLFVAKFIWL is encoded by the coding sequence TTGAGTGACGTAAGGTCTGAAACTGAGGAAAATGTTGGTCTTTTGGAGAGGTTATTTAAATTAAAAGAGAATAATACTGATGTAAAGACTGAAATATTGGCTGGTTTCACAACTTTTATGACTATGGGTTATATTATATTCGTCAATCCTGGAATTTTAAGCGATGCTGGAATGCCTTTTAATGGTGTATTTATTGCAACTATAGCTGGGGCAATCTTAGGTACATTATCAATGGCATTTATATCTAATTATCCTTTTGCTTTAGCTTCGGGGATGGGATTAAATGCTTTCTTCGCTTATTCTATTGTTATGAATATGGGAGTTTCGTGGCAGGTTGCATTAGGAGTTATCTTCTTAGAAGGAGTTATCTTCATGCTGTTAAGTGTGGTTAAGGCTAGAGAAATGATTGTAAATGCAATTCCGATGGGGCTCAAGACAGGTATTAGTGCAGGGATTGGACTCTTTATTGCCTTTATTGGTTTACAGAATGCAGAAATTGTTGTCAATAGTGATGCGACCTTAGTTGAAATGGGAAATCTTTTTAGTGGACCGGCTCTTGTAACGATGTTTGGATTAGCCGTAATTGGTATTTTACATTCTAAAGGAGTAAAAGGTGCATTGCTTTGGGGAATCATTGCTTCAACTATATTCGGTTGGGTTAATGGTGTTACTCCACCGTTAGAAGGAATAATAGCTATGCCAAAATTCAGTGATTGGTCTACTGTATTATTTAAGTTAGACATCAAAGCTGCACTTGATGCTAGTTTAGTTGGAGTTTTACTATCTTTCTTATTTGTAGATATGTTTGATACTGCTGGGACTTTAGTAGGTGTTAGCCAGCAGGCAGGTTATTTAGATGAAGATGGTAACTTACCTAAGGCTAATAAAGCTCTTTTATCTGATGCTATTGGAACTACAGGTGGAGCTTTATTTGGGACAACTACTGTAACTACTTATGTTGAATCTGCTTCAGGAGTTGCTGTAGGAGGGCGTACAGGATTAACAGGTGTAGTTGTTTCTGCCTTATTCTTCTTGGCACTCTTCTTTAAACCGTTAATTGGGATTGTTCCTGGCGCAGCTACTGCACCAGCATTAATAGCCGTTGGTACTATGATGATGAGTAATGTTACTGAAATAGATTGGGATGACTATACTGAAGTATTACCAGCTTTTATGACTATGGTAGCTATGCCTCTTACTTATTCAATAGCTAATGGTATAGGACTTGGTTTTATCTTTTATCCATTAGTAAAGTTATTTACTGGTAAGGGCAGAGATGTTCACTGGTTAATATATCTATTAGGAGTTCTATTTGTAGCTAAGTTTATTTGGTTATAA
- a CDS encoding serine hydroxymethyltransferase, with amino-acid sequence MEHLKEIDPEVYDAIQEEETRQARNIELIASENFVSEAVKEAAGSCLTNKYAEGYPDRRYYGGCKYVDKAEKAAIERAKEIFGAEHANVQPHSGSQANMAAYMAKLSPEDTIMGMDLSHGGHLTHGSEVNFSGELYNFVHYGVNEETEVIDFTEVRELAKEHNPEMIVVGASAYSRIIDFAKFKEIADEVGAYLMVDMAHIAGLVAAGLHPNPVEHADIVTSTTHKTLRGTRGGLILCKEEHAKDIDKAIFPGIQGGPLMHIIAAKAVGFKEAMTPEFKEYQQQIVDNATKLAETLQDYGMELVSGGTDNHLMLVNLNNMNITGKEAEEVLDEIAITVNKNTIPSETRSPFVTSGIRIGTPAVTTRGMEEEEMEEIGRLIYEAIANKDDEEKLEELREDSKKLSTKFDTFTY; translated from the coding sequence ATGGAACATTTAAAAGAGATTGATCCAGAAGTATATGATGCTATTCAGGAGGAAGAGACACGTCAAGCTAGGAATATTGAATTAATTGCTTCAGAAAACTTTGTCAGTGAAGCAGTAAAAGAAGCAGCAGGTTCTTGTTTGACTAATAAATATGCTGAAGGATATCCAGACCGTAGATATTATGGTGGTTGTAAGTATGTAGATAAAGCAGAAAAGGCAGCAATTGAAAGAGCTAAAGAGATATTTGGTGCCGAGCATGCTAATGTGCAGCCACATTCTGGATCTCAAGCTAATATGGCAGCATATATGGCCAAGCTTTCACCCGAAGATACAATTATGGGAATGGATCTTTCTCATGGAGGTCACTTAACTCACGGCAGTGAAGTGAATTTTTCAGGTGAGTTATATAACTTCGTTCATTATGGGGTAAATGAAGAAACAGAAGTAATTGATTTTACGGAAGTAAGAGAATTAGCTAAAGAACATAACCCAGAGATGATCGTAGTAGGTGCTAGTGCTTATTCTCGTATAATAGATTTTGCTAAATTCAAAGAGATAGCAGATGAGGTAGGAGCTTATCTAATGGTAGATATGGCTCATATAGCTGGACTAGTAGCGGCTGGTTTACATCCTAATCCAGTGGAACATGCTGATATTGTAACATCAACTACTCATAAAACATTACGAGGTACTAGAGGTGGACTAATTCTTTGTAAAGAAGAGCATGCAAAGGATATAGATAAGGCAATCTTCCCTGGGATTCAAGGTGGACCTTTAATGCATATCATTGCTGCTAAAGCGGTTGGTTTTAAAGAGGCCATGACTCCAGAATTTAAAGAATATCAACAACAGATTGTAGATAATGCAACAAAATTAGCTGAGACATTACAAGATTATGGAATGGAATTAGTTTCTGGTGGTACAGATAACCACTTAATGCTAGTAAATTTAAATAATATGAATATTACTGGTAAAGAAGCTGAGGAAGTGCTTGATGAAATAGCCATTACAGTAAATAAGAATACAATTCCTAGTGAAACTAGAAGTCCTTTTGTAACTAGTGGTATTCGAATTGGAACTCCAGCGGTTACTACTAGAGGTATGGAAGAGGAAGAGATGGAAGAGATAGGACGTCTAATATACGAAGCAATAGCTAATAAAGATGACGAAGAAAAGTTAGAAGAATTAAGAGAAGACTCCAAAAAATTATCAACTAAGTTTGATACTTTCACCTATTAG